One part of the Sphingobium yanoikuyae genome encodes these proteins:
- the folK gene encoding 2-amino-4-hydroxy-6-hydroxymethyldihydropteridine diphosphokinase produces MPDTSRHLYALSIGSNRPLSARLTPPRLLAEAVRRIGALGDVVALSPTIETPPLGPSRRRFANAALLVDSALPPPAMLVALQAIETGLGRRRFQRWGARRLDIDIILWSGGRWRSSDLTIPHPAFAQRDFVLRPLGAIAPDWKCPPSGQSVRHLHALLRKATYHRATRG; encoded by the coding sequence ATGCCGGACACAAGCCGCCACCTCTATGCCCTCTCGATCGGATCGAACCGACCGCTCTCCGCCCGGCTGACGCCGCCACGCCTGCTGGCCGAAGCCGTGCGCCGGATCGGTGCGCTGGGCGATGTGGTCGCCCTGTCGCCGACGATCGAGACGCCGCCGCTCGGCCCCTCGCGTCGCCGTTTCGCCAATGCCGCGCTGCTGGTCGACAGCGCCCTCCCCCCGCCCGCCATGCTGGTTGCGCTGCAGGCCATCGAGACCGGACTTGGCCGCCGCCGCTTCCAGCGCTGGGGCGCGCGCCGGCTCGACATCGACATCATCCTCTGGTCGGGCGGCCGCTGGCGCAGCAGCGACCTCACCATCCCACACCCCGCCTTTGCCCAGCGCGACTTCGTCCTGCGCCCGCTCGGCGCTATCGCACCCGACTGGAAATGCCCGCCTTCCGGGCAGAGCGTGCGGCATCTGCACGCGCTTTTGCGAAAAGCGACATATCATCGTGCCACAAGAGGTTGA